A window of the Ostrea edulis chromosome 1, xbOstEdul1.1, whole genome shotgun sequence genome harbors these coding sequences:
- the LOC125670244 gene encoding uncharacterized protein LOC125670244 isoform X3 has protein sequence MTTHAKHYFKKTFSIDVTHIPPSTYTVTDLNQSNVEKRPTSSKASQASPQPYSLYHIEEGLRKLDLSSRSTTQVEREKTLPTTASSDRRKTALPLSVLPDNHRRNNTLECLSLVFLKDIETGSIYLFSTTNSQFTIPFQLRPISVYELMAFQGCQIQQHCFLISAVAFCSFTTYMTQHEVALLYRKACTFMSPTGIEQAIPYVKVSHLYRNKPILHFLNIYNNMGGIMYKYLKNFGGDPSSTLNRKLHGLFFSANVDPTTGLPPPMSFYGDHRIHIPVSYMINSATNMYFADFYCHYSNHHVTLVVTLRGSNADLFCQKRLISLDPYFNVFLFRRPYDLNAMVNTKVTVEVFYTESINIAALLRSRCAFVTSVPQMGNAILKTIVGLPKRKDCKICNLKNNP, from the exons ATGACTACACATGCGAAGCATTATTTCAAG AAGACATTTTCTATAGACGTTACTCACATACCCCCTTCGACATACACAGTGACGGATCTAAACCAATCGAATGTCGAGAAGAGGCCTACATCCAGTAAAGCTAGTCAGGCTTCTCCCCAACCCTACTCTTTATACCACATTGAAGAGGGTTTACGAAAATTAGATCTGTCATCAAGATCAACGACACAAGTTGAACGCGAGAAAACTTTACCCACAACAGCGTCATCTGATAGGCGTAAAACAGCATTGCCTTTATCCGTTTTACCGGACAACCACAGACGAAATAATACCCTGGAATGTTTAAGCCTCGTCTTTCTAAAGGACATCGAGACAGGgagcatttatttattttcgaCAACGAATTCACAGTTTACGATCCCTTTTCAGCTTCGTCCTATTTCTGTTTATGAATTGATGGCTTTTCAGGGATGTCAAATTCAGCAACACTGTTTCCTTATTTCGGCAGTGGCATTTTGCTCATTTACAACAT ATATGACTCAACATGAGGTCGCTTTGCTGTACAGAAAAGCCTGTACCTTTATGAGTCCCACGGGTATAGAACAGGCTATACCGTATGTTAAAGTGTCACACTTGTATCGCAACAAACcgattttacattttttgaaTATCTACAACAACATGGGGGGAATCATGTACAAATATCTAAAGAATTTTGGCGGGGATCCGTCCTCCACCCTGAACAGGAAACTTCACGGTCTGTTCTTTAGTGCCAATGTGGACCCTACCACGGGTCTCCCCCCGCCCATGTCTTTTTACGGAGACCATAGAATCCACATTCCTGTCAGTTACATGATAAACtctgcaacaaacatgtatttcgCGGACTTCTATTGCCACTACTCCAATCATCACGTGACTCTGGTTGTGACGTTACGAGGAAGTAATGCAGACTTGTTTTGCCAGAAAAGGCTGATTTCTCTCGATCCATATTTTAACGTGTTTTTGTTTCGTCGTCCTTACGATCTGAATGCAATGGTTAACACAAAAGTAACAGTAGAAGTGTTTTACACTGAGAGTATCAACATTGCCGCGCTGTTAAGGTCCCGTTGCGCTTTTGTAACATCCGTACCTCAGATGGGCAATGCCATATTGAAGACAATAGTGGGTCTTCCTAAACGAAAGGattgtaaaatttgtaatttgaaaaataatccatAA
- the LOC125670244 gene encoding uncharacterized protein LOC125670244 isoform X2, translated as MANKIYEKKVIFTSFHFRKEVSIKLRRHANHVWTPLHVTDRKTRSLILCLFLEDGSEFPSALKLTVPLSSDLSSDVNDYTCEALFQDCRDGNEIIKSAKQNSDVTFSIDVTHIPPSTYTVTDLNQSNVEKRPTSSKASQASPQPYSLYHIEEGLRKLDLSSRSTTQVEREKTLPTTASSDRRKTALPLSVLPDNHRRNNTLECLSLVFLKDIETGSIYLFSTTNSQFTIPFQLRPISVYELMAFQGCQIQQHCFLISAVAFCSFTTYMTQHEVALLYRKACTFMSPTGIEQAIPYVKVSHLYRNKPILHFLNIYNNMGGIMYKYLKNFGGDPSSTLNRKLHGLFFSANVDPTTGLPPPMSFYGDHRIHIPVSYMINSATNMYFADFYCHYSNHHVTLVVTLRGSNADLFCQKRLISLDPYFNVFLFRRPYDLNAMVNTKVTVEVFYTESINIAALLRSRCAFVTSVPQMGNAILKTIVGLPKRKDCKICNLKNNP; from the exons ATGGCTAACAAG ATCTATGAAAAGAAAGTGATTTTCACCTCATTCCATTTCCGGAAAGAAGTTTCTATAAAACTACGTAGACATGCGAACCACGTGTGGACCCCTTTACATGTAACAGATAGGAAGACCCGATCTTTGATTCTGTGTTTATTTCTCGAAGACGGAAGTGAATTTCCAAGTGCTCTCAAGTTGACTGTGCCGTTGTCCTCCGACCTCTCCTCCGACGTCAATGACTACACATGCGAAGCATTATTTCAAG ATTGCAGAGATGGTAATGAGATCATCAAATCGGCGAAACAAAATTCAGATGTG ACATTTTCTATAGACGTTACTCACATACCCCCTTCGACATACACAGTGACGGATCTAAACCAATCGAATGTCGAGAAGAGGCCTACATCCAGTAAAGCTAGTCAGGCTTCTCCCCAACCCTACTCTTTATACCACATTGAAGAGGGTTTACGAAAATTAGATCTGTCATCAAGATCAACGACACAAGTTGAACGCGAGAAAACTTTACCCACAACAGCGTCATCTGATAGGCGTAAAACAGCATTGCCTTTATCCGTTTTACCGGACAACCACAGACGAAATAATACCCTGGAATGTTTAAGCCTCGTCTTTCTAAAGGACATCGAGACAGGgagcatttatttattttcgaCAACGAATTCACAGTTTACGATCCCTTTTCAGCTTCGTCCTATTTCTGTTTATGAATTGATGGCTTTTCAGGGATGTCAAATTCAGCAACACTGTTTCCTTATTTCGGCAGTGGCATTTTGCTCATTTACAACAT ATATGACTCAACATGAGGTCGCTTTGCTGTACAGAAAAGCCTGTACCTTTATGAGTCCCACGGGTATAGAACAGGCTATACCGTATGTTAAAGTGTCACACTTGTATCGCAACAAACcgattttacattttttgaaTATCTACAACAACATGGGGGGAATCATGTACAAATATCTAAAGAATTTTGGCGGGGATCCGTCCTCCACCCTGAACAGGAAACTTCACGGTCTGTTCTTTAGTGCCAATGTGGACCCTACCACGGGTCTCCCCCCGCCCATGTCTTTTTACGGAGACCATAGAATCCACATTCCTGTCAGTTACATGATAAACtctgcaacaaacatgtatttcgCGGACTTCTATTGCCACTACTCCAATCATCACGTGACTCTGGTTGTGACGTTACGAGGAAGTAATGCAGACTTGTTTTGCCAGAAAAGGCTGATTTCTCTCGATCCATATTTTAACGTGTTTTTGTTTCGTCGTCCTTACGATCTGAATGCAATGGTTAACACAAAAGTAACAGTAGAAGTGTTTTACACTGAGAGTATCAACATTGCCGCGCTGTTAAGGTCCCGTTGCGCTTTTGTAACATCCGTACCTCAGATGGGCAATGCCATATTGAAGACAATAGTGGGTCTTCCTAAACGAAAGGattgtaaaatttgtaatttgaaaaataatccatAA
- the LOC125670244 gene encoding uncharacterized protein LOC125670244 isoform X1: protein MANKIYEKKVIFTSFHFRKEVSIKLRRHANHVWTPLHVTDRKTRSLILCLFLEDGSEFPSALKLTVPLSSDLSSDVNDYTCEALFQDCRDGNEIIKSAKQNSDVKTFSIDVTHIPPSTYTVTDLNQSNVEKRPTSSKASQASPQPYSLYHIEEGLRKLDLSSRSTTQVEREKTLPTTASSDRRKTALPLSVLPDNHRRNNTLECLSLVFLKDIETGSIYLFSTTNSQFTIPFQLRPISVYELMAFQGCQIQQHCFLISAVAFCSFTTYMTQHEVALLYRKACTFMSPTGIEQAIPYVKVSHLYRNKPILHFLNIYNNMGGIMYKYLKNFGGDPSSTLNRKLHGLFFSANVDPTTGLPPPMSFYGDHRIHIPVSYMINSATNMYFADFYCHYSNHHVTLVVTLRGSNADLFCQKRLISLDPYFNVFLFRRPYDLNAMVNTKVTVEVFYTESINIAALLRSRCAFVTSVPQMGNAILKTIVGLPKRKDCKICNLKNNP, encoded by the exons ATGGCTAACAAG ATCTATGAAAAGAAAGTGATTTTCACCTCATTCCATTTCCGGAAAGAAGTTTCTATAAAACTACGTAGACATGCGAACCACGTGTGGACCCCTTTACATGTAACAGATAGGAAGACCCGATCTTTGATTCTGTGTTTATTTCTCGAAGACGGAAGTGAATTTCCAAGTGCTCTCAAGTTGACTGTGCCGTTGTCCTCCGACCTCTCCTCCGACGTCAATGACTACACATGCGAAGCATTATTTCAAG ATTGCAGAGATGGTAATGAGATCATCAAATCGGCGAAACAAAATTCAGATGTG AAGACATTTTCTATAGACGTTACTCACATACCCCCTTCGACATACACAGTGACGGATCTAAACCAATCGAATGTCGAGAAGAGGCCTACATCCAGTAAAGCTAGTCAGGCTTCTCCCCAACCCTACTCTTTATACCACATTGAAGAGGGTTTACGAAAATTAGATCTGTCATCAAGATCAACGACACAAGTTGAACGCGAGAAAACTTTACCCACAACAGCGTCATCTGATAGGCGTAAAACAGCATTGCCTTTATCCGTTTTACCGGACAACCACAGACGAAATAATACCCTGGAATGTTTAAGCCTCGTCTTTCTAAAGGACATCGAGACAGGgagcatttatttattttcgaCAACGAATTCACAGTTTACGATCCCTTTTCAGCTTCGTCCTATTTCTGTTTATGAATTGATGGCTTTTCAGGGATGTCAAATTCAGCAACACTGTTTCCTTATTTCGGCAGTGGCATTTTGCTCATTTACAACAT ATATGACTCAACATGAGGTCGCTTTGCTGTACAGAAAAGCCTGTACCTTTATGAGTCCCACGGGTATAGAACAGGCTATACCGTATGTTAAAGTGTCACACTTGTATCGCAACAAACcgattttacattttttgaaTATCTACAACAACATGGGGGGAATCATGTACAAATATCTAAAGAATTTTGGCGGGGATCCGTCCTCCACCCTGAACAGGAAACTTCACGGTCTGTTCTTTAGTGCCAATGTGGACCCTACCACGGGTCTCCCCCCGCCCATGTCTTTTTACGGAGACCATAGAATCCACATTCCTGTCAGTTACATGATAAACtctgcaacaaacatgtatttcgCGGACTTCTATTGCCACTACTCCAATCATCACGTGACTCTGGTTGTGACGTTACGAGGAAGTAATGCAGACTTGTTTTGCCAGAAAAGGCTGATTTCTCTCGATCCATATTTTAACGTGTTTTTGTTTCGTCGTCCTTACGATCTGAATGCAATGGTTAACACAAAAGTAACAGTAGAAGTGTTTTACACTGAGAGTATCAACATTGCCGCGCTGTTAAGGTCCCGTTGCGCTTTTGTAACATCCGTACCTCAGATGGGCAATGCCATATTGAAGACAATAGTGGGTCTTCCTAAACGAAAGGattgtaaaatttgtaatttgaaaaataatccatAA